In the Thermodesulfobacteriota bacterium genome, one interval contains:
- the raiA gene encoding ribosome-associated translation inhibitor RaiA — MRVRVTTRHINNNQDPEKLKSYAVKKSKRIERYLKSGDDPCDVSFVLSAEKFRDTAEISISSKNLKAASSFETTDMYTAIDSALDIIIKQLKKETDKKKKSKRRIGAKNKEGAAGAGTAPERGAGSLTNIRVRKLPEKPMTVEEASLQLRVSDANFVTFRNSASNDMNVLYIDGKGQITLIEP, encoded by the coding sequence ATGAGAGTAAGAGTAACGACGAGACATATAAACAATAATCAGGACCCCGAAAAGCTTAAATCTTACGCCGTCAAGAAATCAAAGAGGATAGAAAGGTACCTGAAATCAGGAGACGACCCCTGCGACGTGAGTTTCGTACTGTCGGCGGAGAAGTTCAGGGACACGGCGGAGATATCCATAAGCAGCAAGAATCTCAAGGCCGCGAGCTCTTTCGAAACGACCGACATGTACACCGCGATCGACAGCGCGCTCGACATCATCATCAAGCAGCTCAAGAAAGAGACGGACAAGAAGAAAAAGTCCAAGAGAAGGATCGGGGCGAAGAACAAGGAAGGCGCCGCTGGCGCGGGCACGGCTCCCGAAAGAGGTGCCGGAAGCCTGACCAATATAAGGGTCCGCAAGCTGCCAGAAAAACCCATGACGGTTGAAGAGGCATCGCTCCAGCTCCGGGTGTCGGACGCGAACTTCGTCACCTTCCGGAACAGCGCCTCGAACGATATGAACGTGCTCTACATCGACGGAAAGGGACAGATAACCTTAATTGAACCCTGA
- the eno gene encoding phosphopyruvate hydratase yields the protein MSTIASVKAREILDSRGNPTIEVDILCDDGSFGRAAVPSGASTGEHEAIELRDNDNKRYLGKGVEKAVKNVNRVIAPKLAGLDVSSQGTIDGLMIELDGTPNKSKLGANAILGVSLAAARAASDSLRIPLYRYLGGITANTLPVPLMNIVNGGAHADNNLDFQEFMIVPLGFRSFREAIRAGVEVFHNLKSILKKKGYSTSVGDEGGFAPSLKSNEEAVECISEAIVRAGYKTGTGIALALDVASSEFYENGKYTVEGRKLGKEKLIELYGEWVKRYPIISIEDPLAEDDWEGWRMITKELGQKVQIVGDDLFVTNTKRLERGIKEKAANSILVKVNQIGSLTETLDAIRTAEKAGYTYIISHRSGETEDSTIADIAVATNSGQIKTGSASRSDRIAKYNRLLRIEEELGSEAVYPGRSAFKV from the coding sequence GTGTCTACAATAGCTTCTGTTAAAGCGAGAGAAATTCTGGACTCGAGGGGGAACCCTACGATCGAGGTGGATATTCTATGCGATGACGGCTCATTCGGAAGGGCCGCAGTCCCTTCGGGGGCTTCCACGGGCGAGCACGAAGCGATCGAGCTCAGGGACAACGATAACAAGAGGTACCTGGGAAAGGGCGTCGAGAAAGCCGTAAAGAACGTGAACAGGGTCATAGCGCCTAAGCTCGCAGGGCTCGATGTATCGTCGCAAGGCACGATTGACGGGCTCATGATCGAGCTCGACGGCACGCCCAATAAATCGAAGCTCGGGGCGAACGCTATACTCGGCGTTTCGCTCGCTGCGGCGAGGGCCGCTTCGGACTCCCTCCGCATACCCCTTTACAGGTACCTGGGCGGCATTACGGCCAATACCCTCCCTGTGCCCCTGATGAACATTGTCAACGGGGGGGCGCACGCCGACAACAACCTCGATTTCCAGGAGTTCATGATAGTGCCGCTCGGATTCAGGAGCTTCCGGGAAGCCATAAGGGCGGGCGTAGAGGTATTCCATAACCTGAAATCCATACTGAAGAAGAAAGGCTATTCGACGTCCGTCGGCGACGAAGGAGGATTCGCCCCCTCACTCAAATCGAACGAGGAAGCGGTCGAGTGCATATCGGAGGCGATCGTAAGAGCGGGCTACAAGACCGGCACGGGGATAGCGCTCGCATTAGACGTGGCGTCGAGCGAATTTTACGAGAACGGCAAATATACAGTGGAAGGCAGGAAGCTCGGCAAGGAAAAGTTGATTGAGCTCTACGGCGAGTGGGTGAAGCGCTACCCTATAATATCGATAGAAGACCCCCTCGCGGAAGACGACTGGGAAGGCTGGCGCATGATCACGAAAGAGCTCGGCCAGAAGGTGCAGATCGTCGGGGACGACCTCTTCGTAACAAATACCAAGAGGCTCGAGAGAGGAATAAAGGAAAAAGCCGCGAACTCGATACTGGTAAAGGTGAACCAGATAGGGTCGCTCACCGAGACGCTCGACGCTATCAGGACGGCCGAGAAGGCGGGCTACACCTATATAATCTCGCACCGCTCGGGGGAGACCGAAGATTCGACGATCGCCGATATAGCGGTCGCAACGAACTCGGGGCAGATAAAGACGGGCTCCGCGTCTAGGAGCGACAGGATAGCCAAATACAACCGCCTCCTCAGGATTGAAGAGGAGCTAGGGAGCGAAGCCGTATACCCGGGCAGATCGGCATTTAAGGTCTGA
- a CDS encoding ABC transporter permease, whose protein sequence is MNFQAALRVSSRAIKSNKIRSILTTLGIIIGVAAVISLVSLTQGANRMIEEQLTSLGGKSLFVNPGKRGVGVQENAIDLTAADADAIRGIDIVKYVSPMVDAPEQVVWGNRNWFTVVVGTSPDFVYINDWYPESGVFFNNEDVSKTENVCVLGKTVVSNLFGYRDPVGQTVRIGKNSFRVIGVMSPLGQTSGGRDQDDVALIPYTTFQKRILGTDTLETISVAVGSPDDIPAAESRIRSVLRERHKLDKNAEDNFYIRSQMGVIDRIFAISNIMTVLLGSIASISLVVGGIGIMNIMLVSVGERTKEIGIRMAVGAKEKDIMMQFLIEAVLLSLTGGVIGIAAGVLGSKIASSVTGWKTVISPESILISFFFAALIGIFFGIYPARKASKLDPIEALRYE, encoded by the coding sequence ATGAACTTCCAGGCAGCGCTCAGGGTCTCTTCGAGGGCCATAAAATCAAACAAGATAAGGTCGATCCTTACGACACTCGGCATCATCATCGGGGTCGCCGCCGTAATATCCCTGGTTTCCCTCACGCAGGGGGCGAACAGGATGATCGAGGAGCAGCTTACGAGCCTCGGCGGAAAGTCTCTGTTCGTAAACCCAGGCAAGCGCGGCGTCGGGGTGCAGGAAAACGCAATCGACCTCACCGCGGCCGACGCGGACGCTATAAGGGGTATCGATATCGTGAAGTACGTCTCCCCTATGGTGGACGCACCAGAGCAGGTTGTGTGGGGGAACAGGAACTGGTTCACGGTGGTAGTGGGCACGAGCCCCGATTTCGTATACATAAACGACTGGTATCCGGAATCCGGGGTGTTCTTCAACAACGAGGACGTATCGAAGACGGAGAACGTCTGCGTGCTCGGTAAGACGGTCGTGTCGAACCTCTTCGGGTACAGGGACCCGGTCGGGCAGACGGTCAGGATAGGGAAGAATTCGTTCAGGGTGATAGGGGTGATGAGCCCGCTCGGACAGACCTCAGGCGGCAGGGACCAGGACGATGTGGCGCTCATCCCTTATACGACGTTCCAGAAAAGGATACTCGGTACGGATACGCTCGAAACAATATCCGTCGCAGTCGGTTCGCCTGACGATATACCGGCCGCTGAATCCCGTATAAGGTCAGTTCTCAGGGAAAGGCACAAGCTGGATAAAAACGCGGAGGACAACTTTTATATAAGGTCGCAGATGGGCGTGATCGACAGGATATTCGCTATCTCGAACATCATGACGGTGCTCCTGGGGAGCATAGCATCGATCTCGCTCGTCGTGGGCGGCATCGGCATAATGAACATCATGCTCGTATCAGTAGGCGAGAGGACGAAGGAGATAGGGATAAGGATGGCTGTCGGGGCCAAGGAAAAGGATATAATGATGCAGTTCCTGATAGAGGCGGTGCTGCTTTCGCTCACGGGGGGCGTGATAGGCATCGCGGCGGGCGTCCTGGGATCGAAGATAGCGTCTTCAGTCACAGGCTGGAAAACCGTTATATCGCCCGAATCGATCCTGATCTCTTTCTTCTTCGCAGCTCTGATAGGAATATTTTTCGGTATCTATCCAGCGCGGAAGGCGTCGAAGCTAGACCCCATCGAGGCGCTCAGATACGAGTAG
- the rpoN gene encoding RNA polymerase factor sigma-54, with translation MSTNLSQTTSQRQVLQQRLILTQELQLFLKLIQMTTLELKDYLEEQLIENPTLEEAEEVKEKGENGSSEESIDLGITGDSRLFGGESSDMPHYSSRQYNDEGEEEQAWENRISSPDSLTEHLTWQLEVSDFTPEEKHIGSIIIGNTNEDGYLDIGVEEIGTLYLAGPEPVPQAEDAVSETGDNSAGNEPPKPDPELINRITDVLTRIQTSFDPTGVCSRDLKECLRIQALDLGYTENCTVLKLIENHLEDLDQKDLFEIAESLGCPAEDVKEALMVISTLEPKPGRPYYEKDPEKYIIPDFYVYKVGNELQVQLNRDFPKVRISSYYRNLLKKEKSLPPEAKLFLKEKIEAAQRIMKCLEEREAAVKKIIAKIVEVQRDFFEHGKDYIKPLILKDVAQSVGVHESTVSRITSRRYIQTPQGTIELKSLFSRKIETSHGKEVSFERVKSMIREIVAEELPESPYSDEDISKILERRNVIVARRTVAKYRKTLKIPSSSARASQKGKKRNESKSNDETYKQ, from the coding sequence ATGAGCACTAATCTCAGCCAGACCACGTCCCAGAGGCAGGTGCTTCAGCAGCGCCTCATATTGACCCAGGAGCTTCAGCTGTTCCTGAAGCTGATACAGATGACGACGCTCGAGCTGAAGGACTATCTCGAAGAGCAGCTCATTGAAAACCCCACACTCGAGGAAGCGGAAGAAGTAAAAGAGAAAGGCGAGAACGGCTCATCGGAAGAATCGATCGATCTCGGTATAACCGGGGACAGCCGGCTGTTCGGCGGCGAGTCGAGCGATATGCCGCATTATTCCTCGAGACAGTACAACGACGAGGGCGAGGAGGAGCAGGCTTGGGAGAACAGGATAAGCTCGCCCGATTCGCTCACGGAACACCTGACCTGGCAGCTGGAAGTCTCGGATTTCACCCCGGAAGAGAAGCATATAGGCTCGATCATAATCGGGAACACGAACGAGGACGGGTACCTCGACATAGGCGTCGAGGAGATAGGGACGCTCTATCTTGCGGGCCCGGAGCCGGTCCCGCAGGCTGAGGACGCCGTTTCCGAAACCGGAGACAACAGCGCGGGGAACGAACCGCCGAAACCCGACCCTGAGCTGATAAACAGGATCACGGACGTCTTAACGCGGATCCAGACGTCATTCGACCCGACGGGCGTATGTTCGAGAGACCTCAAGGAATGCCTGAGGATCCAGGCGCTCGACCTCGGATACACGGAAAACTGCACGGTGCTTAAGCTCATCGAAAACCATCTCGAAGACCTCGACCAGAAAGACCTGTTCGAGATCGCAGAGAGTCTCGGATGCCCGGCCGAGGACGTCAAGGAAGCGCTCATGGTCATATCCACGCTGGAGCCCAAGCCCGGGAGGCCCTATTACGAGAAGGACCCCGAAAAATATATAATCCCCGATTTCTATGTTTATAAGGTCGGCAACGAGCTCCAGGTGCAGCTGAACCGGGATTTCCCGAAGGTGAGGATCAGCAGCTACTACAGGAACCTCTTGAAGAAGGAAAAAAGCCTCCCGCCCGAAGCGAAGCTTTTCCTAAAGGAAAAGATAGAGGCCGCCCAGAGGATAATGAAATGTCTCGAGGAGCGGGAAGCCGCCGTAAAGAAAATCATAGCCAAGATCGTCGAAGTGCAGAGGGACTTCTTCGAGCACGGCAAGGACTATATAAAGCCGCTCATCCTGAAGGACGTCGCGCAGTCGGTGGGCGTCCACGAATCCACTGTGAGCCGCATTACGAGCCGGAGATACATACAGACGCCGCAGGGGACGATAGAGCTGAAATCACTCTTTTCGAGAAAAATCGAAACCTCCCACGGCAAGGAGGTTTCCTTCGAAAGAGTGAAGTCGATGATAAGAGAGATAGTGGCTGAGGAGCTGCCGGAGAGTCCGTATTCGGACGAGGATATTTCCAAAATACTCGAGAGAAGGAACGTAATAGTCGCGCGGAGAACTGTTGCAAAATATAGAAAAACCCTTAAAATACCATCTTCTTCAGCCAGAGCCTCGCAAAAAGGGAAAAAAAGAAATGAGAGTAAGAGTAACGACGAGACATATAAACAATAA
- the hprK gene encoding HPr(Ser) kinase/phosphatase, with amino-acid sequence MRNSENVATLRVEELLKTWGEELQIELIAGRKGLSREIYSDRIQKPGLKLLDPDLKLEEGTIQILGKTEIAYFERLKGGEKESVTKSLSFQNVPCFIISKELEPDEALKASCNRRDIPLFTTKLYTGKLISLLQEILEVRLAPFATVHGVLMDIHRLGVLILGKSGIGKSECALDLINRGSKLISDDIVEIRKVGISKLVGNGPERIKHLMEVRGVGIINIKDLFGTTSVMDKREIDMVIELVQWDPGTEYDRLGIETGSYSILGVQLPHLVIPVSPGRNTATIIEVAARNQLLKMSGVHSPRSFDT; translated from the coding sequence ATGCGAAACTCTGAAAACGTGGCGACGCTCAGGGTCGAGGAGCTCCTCAAGACCTGGGGCGAAGAACTCCAGATAGAGCTGATAGCGGGCCGGAAGGGGCTCTCACGCGAGATATACTCGGACAGGATACAGAAGCCGGGATTGAAACTTCTGGACCCCGACCTGAAGCTCGAAGAAGGCACGATCCAGATACTCGGCAAAACCGAGATAGCTTACTTCGAAAGGCTCAAGGGGGGCGAAAAAGAGAGCGTGACCAAGAGCCTCTCGTTCCAGAACGTCCCCTGCTTCATAATTTCAAAAGAGCTCGAGCCCGACGAGGCGCTCAAAGCGTCCTGCAACAGGAGGGACATCCCTCTTTTTACGACCAAGCTCTATACAGGCAAGCTTATATCGCTCCTCCAGGAGATACTGGAGGTGAGGCTCGCCCCTTTTGCGACCGTCCACGGGGTGCTTATGGACATACACAGGCTCGGGGTTTTGATACTCGGAAAGAGCGGTATAGGTAAAAGCGAGTGTGCTCTTGACTTAATAAACAGAGGTTCTAAACTCATCTCTGACGATATCGTCGAGATAAGAAAAGTCGGGATATCGAAGCTTGTCGGAAACGGGCCCGAACGCATCAAACACCTTATGGAAGTGAGAGGTGTAGGTATAATTAATATAAAGGACCTGTTCGGGACGACATCGGTCATGGACAAGAGAGAGATCGACATGGTTATAGAGCTTGTTCAGTGGGATCCGGGCACGGAATACGACAGGCTCGGGATCGAAACCGGCAGCTACAGCATCCTCGGCGTACAACTCCCCCATCTGGTCATTCCCGTAAGCCCCGGCAGGAACACGGCTACCATAATAGAAGTAGCGGCACGAAACCAATTGCTGAAAATGAGCGGCGTACACTCGCCCCGCAGTTTTGACACTTGA
- the rapZ gene encoding RNase adapter RapZ, which yields MTNLVIISGVSGSGKSTAMNVLEDLGYYCVDNLPMTLLPKFIELCESSQGDINKIALAVDIREGVFFKGAPEVIKDLKEKGHPIDVVFLDSSDSALVRRYKETRRKHPLSVNGNILEGISKEREMLRELKELSSYSIDTSDFNVHELKELIKNIFDKSRTQSLLVNILSFGFKHGYPYDADMVFDVRFLPNPFFVEELKELNGLDDQIVRFVMSREETGEYIEKLTEFLEFLIPKYEKEGRTYLTIAIGCTGGKHRSVVVAKKLSEHFKHLSPVTIHRDISKS from the coding sequence ATGACTAATCTGGTTATCATCAGCGGCGTCTCCGGCTCCGGAAAAAGCACCGCAATGAACGTCCTCGAAGACCTCGGTTATTACTGCGTCGACAACCTGCCCATGACACTCCTTCCGAAGTTTATCGAGCTCTGCGAGAGTTCGCAGGGAGATATCAACAAAATAGCCCTTGCCGTGGACATACGCGAGGGGGTTTTTTTCAAGGGGGCGCCCGAAGTTATCAAGGACCTCAAGGAGAAGGGCCATCCTATTGACGTCGTCTTCCTCGACTCGTCGGACTCGGCGCTCGTCAGGAGATACAAGGAAACCCGGAGGAAACACCCGCTTTCGGTCAACGGAAACATACTCGAAGGAATATCGAAAGAGAGGGAAATGCTGAGGGAGCTGAAAGAGCTGTCGAGCTACAGCATAGACACTTCCGATTTCAACGTACACGAGCTCAAGGAGCTGATAAAAAACATATTCGACAAATCGCGTACCCAAAGCCTCCTCGTCAACATACTGTCCTTCGGCTTCAAGCACGGCTATCCCTATGACGCCGACATGGTCTTCGACGTGAGATTCCTGCCGAATCCCTTCTTTGTCGAGGAGCTCAAGGAGCTGAACGGCCTCGACGACCAGATCGTTCGTTTTGTTATGAGCAGAGAGGAAACGGGCGAGTATATCGAAAAACTCACGGAGTTCCTCGAATTCCTGATACCCAAGTACGAGAAAGAGGGAAGAACTTACCTAACGATTGCCATAGGCTGCACGGGCGGGAAGCACAGGTCGGTGGTCGTCGCAAAAAAACTGTCCGAACATTTCAAACACCTGTCGCCGGTCACGATACACAGGGACATATCAAAGAGCTAA
- a CDS encoding ABC transporter ATP-binding protein — translation MGGNVIVTRGIHKIYKLGDTDVHALRGVSVDIGEGEFVSIMGASGSGKSTFMNIIGCLDKPTSGDYYLDGGKVSELGRDELAEIRNRKIGFVFQSFNLLARTTAAENVELPMIYNDSPARTRAKLAYEALERVGLSGREKHYPSQLSGGQQQRVAIARAIVNDPSIILADEPTGNLDTSMSREIMEIFKSLNEQGKTIIIITHEHDIAEYAERAIVFKDGSIIEEKRKDKSGARAASTRHT, via the coding sequence ATGGGCGGGAACGTCATCGTCACGAGAGGCATACACAAAATCTATAAGCTCGGGGACACGGATGTCCACGCATTAAGGGGCGTTTCGGTGGACATCGGGGAAGGAGAGTTCGTCTCGATAATGGGTGCCTCGGGCTCAGGCAAAAGCACGTTCATGAACATAATCGGCTGCCTCGACAAGCCGACGAGCGGTGATTATTACCTCGACGGCGGGAAGGTCTCGGAGCTGGGCAGGGACGAGCTCGCAGAGATCAGGAACAGGAAGATAGGGTTCGTATTCCAGAGCTTCAACCTCCTTGCGAGGACGACCGCGGCCGAGAACGTGGAGCTTCCCATGATATACAACGACTCACCAGCCCGGACGAGGGCGAAGCTCGCCTACGAGGCGCTCGAGCGCGTGGGGCTCAGCGGCAGGGAGAAGCATTACCCGTCCCAGCTATCCGGCGGGCAGCAGCAGCGCGTCGCTATCGCCAGGGCGATAGTTAACGACCCGAGCATAATACTCGCCGACGAGCCCACGGGGAACCTCGACACATCCATGAGCCGGGAGATAATGGAGATATTCAAATCTCTCAACGAGCAGGGCAAGACGATCATTATAATCACGCACGAGCACGATATAGCCGAGTACGCGGAGCGGGCAATCGTATTCAAGGACGGCTCCATAATCGAGGAAAAGAGAAAAGACAAAAGCGGCGCGAGGGCCGCGTCGACCAGGCATACATGA
- a CDS encoding PTS sugar transporter subunit IIA, producing the protein MKISDVLERKTVIPNLQSRSKPDVIRELTENLASAYPNINDEKLIEVLMERERLCSTAVDSGVAIPHAKLSGISGIIAGFGRSIEGIDYDSLDAKLTHLFIILVAPETSIGAHIQLLARISRIFKNPELRAKLMTLETQDEIYDSIIMEDAKL; encoded by the coding sequence ATGAAAATCTCCGATGTGCTGGAACGAAAAACAGTCATTCCCAACCTTCAATCCAGATCCAAGCCGGACGTGATCAGGGAGCTCACGGAGAATCTGGCATCCGCCTACCCCAATATCAATGACGAGAAGCTGATCGAAGTGCTGATGGAAAGGGAAAGGCTCTGCAGCACCGCCGTGGACTCGGGCGTCGCGATACCCCATGCCAAGCTGAGCGGCATATCGGGCATCATAGCGGGGTTCGGGAGAAGCATAGAGGGCATAGACTACGACTCGCTCGACGCTAAGCTGACTCACCTCTTTATCATTCTCGTCGCCCCCGAGACCTCCATAGGAGCTCATATCCAGCTTTTAGCGAGGATCTCCAGGATATTCAAGAACCCGGAGCTCCGCGCGAAGCTTATGACGCTTGAAACACAGGACGAGATATACGACTCCATAATCATGGAAGATGCGAAACTCTGA
- the leuD gene encoding 3-isopropylmalate dehydratase small subunit: MEPLRKVTGIVAPLDRMNVDTDQIIPKQFLKRIERTGFGEFLFFDWRYKEDGSLNPEFELNREHLKGANILLTGHNFGSGSSREHAPWALREYGFQVIIAPSFADIFYNNCFKNAILPIVLSEELVEELFSRVNAEKGYTLTVDLETQSMEGEDGWKAKFDIDPFKKKTLLEGLDDIALTLHNEDKISAYEALMSKRRKWAIPAEPH; encoded by the coding sequence ATGGAACCGCTCAGGAAAGTTACGGGGATCGTCGCCCCGCTCGACAGGATGAACGTGGACACCGACCAGATAATTCCGAAGCAGTTTTTAAAAAGGATAGAGAGGACCGGGTTCGGGGAGTTTCTTTTCTTCGACTGGCGGTATAAAGAGGACGGCAGCCTCAACCCCGAATTCGAGCTTAACAGGGAGCATCTGAAAGGAGCCAACATATTGCTCACGGGACACAACTTCGGGAGCGGCAGCTCCAGGGAGCACGCCCCCTGGGCGCTCAGGGAATACGGCTTCCAGGTGATCATAGCCCCTTCCTTCGCCGACATTTTCTACAATAACTGTTTCAAGAACGCCATACTCCCCATAGTGCTGAGTGAGGAGCTCGTAGAAGAGCTCTTCTCGAGGGTGAACGCGGAGAAAGGCTACACACTCACGGTCGATCTCGAAACCCAGAGCATGGAGGGAGAGGACGGCTGGAAAGCCAAGTTCGACATAGATCCCTTCAAGAAGAAAACACTCCTCGAGGGCCTGGACGATATCGCGCTTACGCTCCATAACGAGGACAAAATAAGTGCTTACGAGGCTCTCATGTCCAAAAGGCGGAAGTGGGCGATACCGGCTGAGCCCCACTGA
- the leuC gene encoding 3-isopropylmalate dehydratase large subunit, giving the protein MPEKTLFKKIWEAHVVDEEPGKPTLLYIDLHLVHEVTSPQAFEGLRLSGRKVRRPDLTYATMDHNVPTTNRALPIEDPISAQQIEVLVRNCEEFGITLFGLKINSEMQGIVHVIGPELGLTKPGLTIVCGDSHTSTHGAFGSLAFGIGTSEVEHVLATQCLRQSLPREFEVKVTGARGYGVTAKDIILSIIGHIGTAGATGTVVEYRGPAIEALTMEERMTICNMSIEAGARAGMIAPDEKTFEYIKGRRYAPKGREFDEAVAEWRKLRTDDGAKFDKSITLDASRMAPQVSWGTNPGMVTDVTGIVPDPGAIDNENDRKATESALEYMGLKPRTPIQDIKVDRVFIGSCTNSRIQDLTEAAKIVKGRKVSPTVRAMVVPGSQLVKLQAEKIGLDKIFKEAGFEWRESGCSMCLGMNPDILEPGERCASTSNRNFEGRQGKGGRTHLVSPIMAAAAAIEGHFVDVREWDLQKEI; this is encoded by the coding sequence ATGCCTGAAAAGACACTTTTTAAAAAGATTTGGGAAGCGCACGTGGTGGACGAGGAGCCGGGGAAGCCTACACTTCTTTACATCGACCTCCACCTCGTTCACGAGGTCACCTCGCCCCAGGCGTTCGAGGGGCTCAGGCTTTCCGGGAGAAAGGTCAGGAGGCCCGACCTCACGTACGCCACGATGGACCACAACGTGCCGACCACGAACAGGGCGCTGCCGATAGAGGACCCTATATCGGCGCAGCAGATTGAGGTATTGGTCAGGAACTGCGAGGAATTCGGCATCACGCTCTTCGGTCTCAAAATAAACAGCGAGATGCAGGGCATAGTGCATGTGATCGGCCCCGAGCTCGGGCTGACCAAGCCGGGTCTGACGATCGTGTGCGGCGACAGCCATACGTCCACACACGGGGCTTTCGGCTCTCTCGCATTCGGGATAGGCACGAGCGAGGTCGAGCACGTGCTTGCGACCCAGTGCCTGAGGCAGAGCCTGCCCAGGGAATTCGAGGTCAAGGTGACGGGCGCGCGCGGCTACGGCGTGACGGCCAAGGACATAATACTGAGCATCATCGGGCATATCGGAACGGCGGGGGCCACGGGGACAGTCGTGGAGTACCGCGGGCCCGCCATAGAGGCCCTGACTATGGAAGAAAGGATGACAATATGCAATATGTCGATCGAGGCAGGCGCGAGGGCGGGAATGATCGCGCCCGACGAGAAGACATTCGAATACATAAAAGGACGGAGATACGCCCCCAAGGGAAGGGAGTTCGATGAAGCGGTCGCCGAATGGAGGAAGCTCAGGACGGACGATGGGGCGAAATTCGATAAATCCATCACGCTCGACGCCTCGAGAATGGCTCCCCAGGTGAGCTGGGGCACGAACCCAGGAATGGTCACGGACGTGACGGGCATAGTGCCCGATCCGGGCGCAATCGATAACGAGAACGACCGCAAAGCGACTGAGAGCGCGCTCGAATACATGGGGCTCAAGCCCAGGACCCCCATACAGGACATAAAGGTCGACAGGGTCTTCATAGGCTCCTGCACGAATTCGAGGATACAGGACCTGACGGAGGCGGCAAAAATAGTAAAAGGCAGGAAGGTATCCCCCACGGTGAGAGCCATGGTGGTGCCGGGCTCACAGCTCGTAAAGCTCCAGGCGGAGAAGATCGGCCTCGACAAGATATTCAAGGAGGCGGGGTTCGAATGGAGGGAATCGGGGTGCAGCATGTGTCTCGGCATGAACCCCGACATACTTGAGCCCGGCGAGAGGTGCGCGAGCACGTCCAACAGGAACTTCGAGGGACGCCAGGGCAAAGGGGGGAGGACGCATCTTGTCAGCCCGATAATGGCCGCGGCCGCGGCGATAGAAGGCCACTTCGTAGACGTAAGGGAATGGGACTTACAGAAGGAAATTTAA
- a CDS encoding DUF2905 domain-containing protein: protein MEFQGLGKLIIILGISLVVIGLLITFAPKIPVIGKLPGDFYFRRGNTSFYFPLATSILISVIISIILSVIFRGR from the coding sequence ATGGAATTTCAGGGACTGGGAAAGCTGATAATTATTCTGGGGATATCTCTCGTTGTTATCGGGCTCCTGATAACCTTCGCACCCAAGATACCGGTAATAGGCAAGCTGCCGGGAGATTTTTACTTCAGGCGCGGAAACACCTCATTCTATTTTCCCCTCGCTACTTCGATACTCATAAGCGTCATAATCTCGATTATCCTGAGCGTCATATTCCGGGGCAGGTAG